A region of the Cricetulus griseus strain 17A/GY chromosome 7, alternate assembly CriGri-PICRH-1.0, whole genome shotgun sequence genome:
GGCGCCTGCTGGAGCTGGAAAACCAAGCCATGGAAGTCCAGATTGATACCTCCCGTCACCTACTCACCATCGCGGGGTATGCTTCCCCTGTCCCGGGACCCTCGGGCCCACCCCATGTTCAGGTTTGTCATGGAGGAGCCTGGAACATAGAAACACAGTGCCCTGCCCATGAGCTGAATCTTGTGTCTCTTGGGCGCTGCTGGCAGCTGGGAGCATGAGAAGTCACGCCGGGCTCTCAAGTGGCGTGAGGAGCGAAGGAAGGAGTCCTACACCAAAGATGACAGTGAAAAGGACTCAGACACAGGGGATGAGCCAGATAACCTGGAGCCACCAGAGGTGGCCTCAGCCCGGGAAAACATCGCCACCCTGGTGGGCGAACAGAAGAAACTGCGCAAGCAGAAGGTACGATGGGCCTTGGGTGTAGGGAGAGTGGGGAAGAAAAGGCGGAGgactgaggaagagagagaccagAGAGCAGAAGCCGCAAATGCTGGCTGACCTTGCCAAGTTtctacatctctgtgtgtgtcataCTTCGCATTTCTAAAATACGAGCACCCATGGTGATGCCCGAACGGAGTCGCTGGAGACAGTTAAGTTAATGCTTGGCATGAAGCAAGGACTAAGGACATGGTAGTCAATataataacagattttttttttatcttctgcGTTGAAATAAGGGCTGCCGCAGGGCATGGTTGAATCAAGTGGGCACACAGGCGCCGAATAGTTGCAAGACCCCAAAATAAGCTTTGAAGGCTAGCTTAGAACCGTAATATTAATTAGAAAGCTATAAGTGGTTACATTAAGTCATGCTTTTTTATTGGGCTTGGAGAGCCAGCCAGAAGGCCTGAGAGCAGGGGGCCTGGCTGGGTGGGTGGGACTGGCCTAGCGCTGAGCCGGTCcgccctgcctctgtcccccgcAGCTGGCGTTGGAGCAGCGCTGCCGGGAGCTGGGAGCGCGGGGTCGGCGCCTGGAAGAGACGCTGCCGCGGCGCATCGGCTCCGAGGAGCAGCGCGAGGTGCTCAGCCTGTTGTGCCGAGTGCACGAGCTGGAGGTGGAAAACACCGAGATGCAATCGCATGCTCTGCTCCGCGACAGTGCCCTGCGCCACCGCCGCGAGGCCGTGCGCCGCTTGGAGCAGCACCGCAGCCTCTGCGAGGAGATCATTCAGGGCCAGCGGCAGATCATCGATGGTAGGGCCGGGCCTCCCCACCCCCGGAGGCCTGGGGCGTTGTCTGAGGGGCTGCGGGCCCATGCCGAGCCCTCAGCGCTCCTTCCCCCCCATGGACAGACTTCAATCTGGAGGTTCCCAGGCAGCTGGAGGAACTCTATGAAGTTTACCTTCGGGAACTGGAAGAGGGCAGTCTGGAGCGGGCCACCATCATGGACCGTGTGGCCTCTAGGGCCCTGCAGGTGGGCGCTTGGGCCGCTGGCCTAAATTCGCTGACATGGGGATCGCACCAAGCCAGCTAAGTTCCATGAAatggctttgcttttttttttttgctttttttttttctcttgcccaTACTCTCTGCCTAGCCAAGCCTGGGTGAGGGTCCCCATTCTTGGACATTACTGCCTGGTCTCACAATTTGCCCCTACCTAGGGTCACAAGGTCAGGAAAGGCCATCTGAGATATGACAAGTGACCACTAGCCAATAGGATAgtttttaatcccaacagttaGGGAGTTGAGGCAGGAGAGTTGAAAGATCTACTTTATCTGTACAACAAGAATCAATCTCAGACAATAAAtggattaattgattgattgatttctaAAAATCAAGGGAAAAGTGGATCTAATGCCCTAGCAGGACCAGGCCATTGAGCTGCGTAGCGTACTCCAAATGGCTGGGGACTCAGAGCGTAGGTCAGGTGCCCTTCAGGTCGCCCAGCCCATCTTACAGCCTTTGTCACTCTGTTATTACAGGGCACAAGTCTTCTGACTGTTCATCCTTGTcatcacccctcccccccacacaggACAGCTCTTTGCCCAGAATCACTGGAGCTGGGACCACACTGACCCCGGACTCTGACCTGGAGAGTGTGAAGACACTGAGCTCTGAGGCCCAGCGCCCCCAAAACAACACCCTCCCCCCACTTGGCACAGACAGGTGAGACTTCCTGATGCCACCTAACCTGTGTGAGGAATGTCAGCTCCGTAGGGAAGATGGAGCCCGACGCATAGTGAGGCGGTGTCATGGGTCCGCAGGCAGGGTTCTCTTTCCCTTGGCACCCACAGTTTCTCCTCTCGGGTGGGGGTAGACTTTGGTGTGACTAGCCTGGTCAACAGctgcttcctccttctcctcagtGAGTCCTaccatgtgttcaaggccagtcccaGGGCCTGGCAGGCGAAGAATTCCTCTGTGCCCACTCCACCTCCCATCCAGGTGGGCACCCTGGTGACCCAGCAGGTGAGATCTGGGTGCCCAGCAGTGGGTGGGTTTCTTCCAAAGTGGCTAGCccctccaaggccacacagcctcTGCAGAGTGCGGTGCGGGGGCCCCTGCTGTCTTCAAATGGTTTACCCCTTAGGCCCCACCACAGGACAGCCTGGGCAGCCAGATCAACTCTTCCCCGGACAGCAGTGAGAACCTGTCAGAGACCCCTCTGTCCCATAAAGGTGGGTGTGAACTTCACATGCCCTGGCCCCCACTGCCTGGCATTGTCTAAACTGTTCTGATGACCAAGCCCGgagctccttcctcctctctgtcctTGATGAAGATACCAATTCATTGGCTGTACCAGAAGGACACACAGAAGATGGGGAACAATCAGAAATAAAATCGGGAGGCTTGGTTGggtggtggcggtgcacgcctttaatccccagcactcgggaggcaagtggatctctatgagttcgaagccagcctggtctagagtgagttccaggcaggttacaaagatacacagagaaaccctgtcttgaaaaacaaaaaacaaaaactaagctaAAATAGGGACACTTGTCACCCCCTTCCCACTGGATTCTAGCAAATTCTAATTGAATCTCTGCCCCCTAGACAAATAGACTAAACCCATTGTCTAaagcatgtttttgttgttgttgttttgttttggagaggTGGTAatagggattgaatttagggtcTCACACACAAGAGACATTCTCCTGCTAAGTTATATCCCGTCCCTTTTTCACTTTCAATTTTGAGATCAGGTCTAAGTTGCCTATTTggcaggcctttttttttttttttttaagacagggtcttactatgtagcccagactgtcctggaactctctctgtagaccaggctggtctcaaactcaaaactcatagagatctgcctgctctgtaTCTGCCAGCCAGCCTTGAATtttttatcttcctgcctcagccccctgaggAGCTAAGATTGCAGGCGTGAGACACCAGTCTAGACTCTCAATCTTTGAAGTAGCCCCAGagtatttgtttttgtaattccCATTTACAAATGAAATTCAGGTTCTGAGGGGGCACCCCAAGTTTCTCAAAGAGCTAGTGAGTTAGAGTTCTGGGGGTGAAATCTGCGAGTCCTGGCTCTTGCCCACTTTTGACCCGTGAGGAAGGGGTGTAGGAAGTGGGCCTTATCCTTGGTTTGGGTATCTGCTGTAGAGAAGAAAGAGATCTTGACTCGGACCAAGTGTATCTCCGTGAAGGCCGCCCAGCGGCGCTCCCGGGCCCTGGGATCGGAGGGGCGCCACCTGCTGGCACCTGCCGCAGAACGCAGCAGCCTGTCCCTCCACTCGTTGAGTGAGGCTGAAGATGTTCGTCCATCTGGTCCACTGGCCTGCAAGCGGCCGCCCAGCCCCACCCTGCACCATGCTATCAGCGAGGACAATCTATCCAGCAGCACCGGCGAGGGCCCCTCTCGGGCGGTAGGACCTCGACGTGATGGCACTGGACCCTGGGTGCGTGCTCAGAAGAAAAGCCTTAGCAAGAAAAGGGAGGAGTCACTGGAGGCGAAGAGGAGGAAGCGGAGGTCTCGGTCCTTCGAGGTCACAAGACAAGGGGTGAGGCAAGACGCAGGGGGTGAGATGTCTGCTCCCCTTCCTAATGGGTGAGGGTCCGAGGGCTAGCTCCCCCGAGAAGCTACAGGACACTTCAGCCATTCGCTAGCTACCCACAGAGGCCCTGATCTGGAATGCAACGTTCCCAGCCTGATAAAGTAGCTAGGAATGGGTTTTGTAGCATCTCTCAGCCCCATTTCACTGTTTTCCAACTGTGCAGATGTCTCGTCCCAACACACACCTGCTGGGGCCTCATCCCTCCGAGGGCATTTCAGACCGAAGGATGCCAGTGTGTGGGCGGCCATCCCCTGGTGTCAGGCATTTGGCAAAGGTCACGCTGCCTCTGGCCAAGGTCAAATTTCCTCCAGGCCAGAACACAGGTCAGTACCAACAAAGGAGGGGTCGGGGTGGGAGAAGCCTTGACTAGCACAGAGGGGGAGACATACAGAGCTCTTGCCCCTAGTTGGGAGTGTGATTCGGGAAGCAGTATCGGTGAGGTTAGCAAACTGGGGTTGTCCCcctaagaagttcaaggtccctgggtgttgtggggaggggaggcatTCCTCAGCGCCTGATGCTGGCTTTTCCCCTGTCCTAGGCTCTGGACACCCCTCACCCCTTCCTGTTGCCCCCAACCCAGCTGGTGTTTCCCGTAGAGCTACTCGTGGGCCCAGCCTGCCCCATGGTTCAAGCACTCTTGGCAAAGATGGACGCCTCCGGCATAATTGAGGGGCCCTGGGGCCTACTCTTCTGCTCCCAGCACTGAACAGGGTGTAGCAGGAACTGGGAGGTAGAAGCGAGGCAGATGGGGACCCTATGGAGCAAGAGCTTCGAGGGCTGGCCTCCCATGACCTGGAAacggtgggggtggggttgcgTCAGGAACTCTCCCATGCTCTCCATGCCACCAGAAAGGGAGGGCGAGCCCCAACAGCTTGGCCTCCCAACCCGGGACAGAACATTGTTGCCAAAAATTTGCACAGACCTGGGGCCTATCTTGGCTTCTGCAATGGGGGAGAGGAGCTGTTAGTGAGATAGGACTCCCAGGCCCATACCTGGGcaaaggggtgggggatgggaaaggAGCCCACAGGACTTCACAT
Encoded here:
- the Kif19 gene encoding kinesin-like protein KIF19 isoform X2 — its product is MKDSGDSKDQQLMVALRVRPISVAELEEGATLIAHKVDEQMVVLMDPMEDPDDILRAHRSREKSYLFDVAFDFTATQEMVYQATTKSLIEGVISGYNATVFAYGPTGCGKTYTMLGTDHEPGIYVRTLNDLFRAIEETSNDMEYEVSMSYLEIYNEMIRDLLNPALGYLELREDSKGVIQVAGITEVSTINAKEIMQLLMKGNRQRTQEPTAANQTSSRSHAVLQVAVRQRSRVKNILQEVRQGRLFMIDLAGSERASQTQNRGQRMKEGAHINRSLLALGNCINALSDKGGNKYINYRDSKLTRLLKDSLGGNSRTVMIAHISPASTAFEESRNTLTYAGRAKNIRTRVKQNLLNVSYHIAQYTSIIADLRGEIQRLKCKIDQQAGRGQGRGRLDRGDIRHIQAEVQLHSGQEGQAEMGQLREQLIGAFHEQMDVRRRLLELENQAMEVQIDTSRHLLTIAGWEHEKSRRALKWREERRKESYTKDDSEKDSDTGDEPDNLEPPEVASARENIATLVGEQKKLRKQKLALEQRCRELGARGRRLEETLPRRIGSEEQREVLSLLCRVHELEVENTEMQSHALLRDSALRHRREAVRRLEQHRSLCEEIIQGQRQIIDDFNLEVPRQLEELYEVYLRELEEGSLERATIMDRVASRALQDSSLPRITGAGTTLTPDSDLESVKTLSSEAQRPQNNTLPPLGTDSESYHVFKASPRAWQAKNSSVPTPPPIQVGTLVTQQAPPQDSLGSQINSSPDSSENLSETPLSHKEKKEILTRTKCISVKAAQRRSRALGSEGRHLLAPAAERSSLSLHSLSEAEDVRPSGPLACKRPPSPTLHHAISEDNLSSSTGEGPSRAVGPRRDGTGPWVRAQKKSLSKKREESLEAKRRKRRSRSFEVTRQGMSRPNTHLLGPHPSEGISDRRMPVCGRPSPGVRHLAKVTLPLAKVKFPPGQNTGSGHPSPLPVAPNPAGVSRRATRGPSLPHGSSTLGKDGRLRHN